A genomic stretch from Theobroma cacao cultivar B97-61/B2 chromosome 4, Criollo_cocoa_genome_V2, whole genome shotgun sequence includes:
- the LOC18603033 gene encoding serine/threonine-protein kinase HT1: MNMERKSGEEGGGVRTPKKSDEQEGGGNSKMKGTGGISSKDMIFRADKIDLKSLDIQLEKHLSRVLSRSIENQRPVEEWEIDLAKLDLRHVIAHGTYGTVYRATYDNQDVAVKLLDWGEDGIATTAETAALRASFRQEVAVWHKLDHPNVTKFVGASMGTSNLKIPSKNPSADSHNSLPSRACCVVVEYLPGGTLKQYLIRNRRKKLAFKVVVQLALDLSRGLSYLHSRKIVHRDVKTENMLLDIHRNLKIADFGVARVEAQNPRDMTGETGTLGYMAPEVLDGKPYNRRCDVYSFGICLWEIYCCDMPYPDLSFADVSSAVVRQNLRPEIPRCCPSSLASIMRKCWDANPEKRPEMDEVVRMLEAVDTSKGGGMIPDDHTPACFCFAPARGP; encoded by the exons ATGAATATGGAACGGAAAAGTGGAGAGGAAGGTGGTGGTGTCAGGACACCAAAGAAATCAGATGAACAAGAAggaggtggaaattcaaagatgAAGGGTACAGGAGGCATTAGTAGCAAAGATATGATCTTTAGAGCtgataaaattgatttaaaaagcTTAGATATTCAGCTGGAGAAGCACCTGAGCAGGGTTTTGTCTAGAAGCATTGAGAACCAAAGGCCTGTAGAGGAGTGGGAGATTGATTTGGCGAAATTGGATTTAAGGCATGTTATAGCCCATGGAACCTATGGCACAGTGTATCGTGCCACTTATGATAATCAAGATGTTGCAG TTAAGCTGTTGGACTGGGGCGAGGATGGTATTGCCACAACTGCTGAAACTGCTGCTCTGCGAGCGTCATTTCGGCAAGAGGTTGCTGTTTGGCACAAGCTTGACCATCCTAATGTTACAAAG TTTGTCGGGGCCTCAATGGGAACTTCAAACCTTAAGATTCCTTCAAAAAATCCTTCAGCTGACAGTCACAATTCCCTTCCTTCTAGAGCATGCTGTGTTGTTGTGGAGTATCTCCCTGGTGGCACGCTTAAACAATACTTGATAAGAAATAGGCGAAAGAAACTCGCCTTTAAGGTCGTGGTCCAACTTGCTTTGGACCTCTCTAGAGG TCTCAGCTATCTACACTCAAGAAAGATTGTACATCGTGATGTCAAAACAGAAAATATGTTACTAGATATTCACAGAAATCTCAAAAttgctgattttggtgttgcACGTGTTGAAGCTCAGAATCCGAGGGACATGACTGGTGAAACTGGTACTCTTGGATATATGGCCCCAGAG GTTCTTGATGGTAAGCCCTACAATAGAAGATGTGATGTCTACAGCTTTGGCATTTGCTTGTGGGAAATTTATTGCTGTGACATGCCTTATCCGGATCTTAGTTTTGCTGATGTGTCATCTGCTGTTGTTCGACAG AATCTACGACCAGAGATCCCTAGATGCTGCCCAAGTTCTTTAGCAAGCATCATGCGAAAATGCTGGGACGCAAATCCTGAGAAACGTCCTGAAATGGATGAGGTTGTAAGGATGCTAGAAGCAGTTGATACAAGCAAGGGAGGAGGGATGATACCTGATGACCATACGCCAGCTTGCTTTTGCTTTGCCCCTGCTCGCGGTCCATGA
- the LOC18603031 gene encoding homocysteine S-methyltransferase 3 — protein sequence MGLEGVEPSVFVSDFLAKCGGYAVVDGGFATELERHGQDLNDPLWSAKCLISSPHLVRRVHLDYLDAGANVIITASYQATIQGFEAKGLSTEEAETLISRSVEIACEARQIYHDKCTKDSWDFLVDGNITRRPVLVAASVGSYGAYLADGSEYTGNYGDSVTLESLKDFHRRRLQILATSGADLIAFETIPNKLEAQAYAELLEEEGIDIPSWFSFTSKDGINVVSGDSICDCASIADSCKQVAAVGINCTPPRFIHGLILSIRKVTNKPVVIYPNSGETYDAERKTWVKSTGVADEDFVSYVAKWRDIGASLFGGCCRTTPNTIRAISRILFDKSSLTLSKADM from the exons ATGGGACTGGAAGGCGTGGAACCTTCGGTGTTCGTGTCTGATTTTCTTGCGAAGTGCGGTGGCTACGCCGTGGTGGATGGTGGCTTCGCCACCGAGCTTGAACGCCATGGCCAAGACCTCAATGATCCTCTATGGAGTGCCAAATGTCTTATCAGTTCTCCCCACCTTGTTAGAAGG GTTCACCTAGATTACCTTGATGCCGGCGCAAATGTGATTATAACGGCATCTTATCAGGCCACTATTCAGGGTTTTGAAGCCAAAGGCCTGTCCACAGAAGAAGCTGAAACATTGATTAGTAGAAGTGTTGAAATTGCTTGTGAGGCTCGGCAAATTTATCATGACAAATGCACCAAAGATTCTTGGGACTTCCTTGTCGATGGGAACATTACCAGACGTCCAGTTTTGGTTGCTGCTTCTGTGGGCAGCTATGGGGCTTATTTGGCTGATGGATCTGAGTATAC TGGCAACTATGGGGATTCAGTGACACTGGAATCATTGAAGGATTTTCACAGGAGAAGACTTCAGATTCTGGCTACATCGGGTGCTGATCTAATTGCATTTGAAACAATTCCAAACAAGCTAGAAGCGCAG GCATATGCTGAGCTTCTTGAGGAGGAAGGTATAGACATTCCATCTTGGTTTTCTTTCACCTCCAAGGATGGAATCAATGTGGTTAGTGGTGATTCTATTTGTGATTGTGCCTCCATTGCGGATTCGTGCAAGCAAGTTGCTGCTGTAGGAATCAATTGTACCCCTCCTAGATTTATACATGGACTAATTCTCTCTATCAGGAAG GTGACAAATAAACCAGTGGTCATATATCCCAACAGCGGTGAGACTTATGATGCTGAACGCAAGACATGGGTG AAATCAACTGGGGTAGCAGATGAGGACTTTGTATCATATGTAGCCAAATGGCGAGACATTGGTGCATCTCTCTTTGGTGGTTGCTGCAGGACTACTCCAAACACTATCAGAGCCATATCCAGGATTCTCTTTGACAAATCTTCACTTACTTTATCCAAGGCTGATATGTAG